One window of the Rhizobiaceae bacterium genome contains the following:
- a CDS encoding amidase, which produces MSALHYWSIEQLSEAIRTGEISPVEIVRTMLDRIEVHDGRLHSYITVMREQALARARIAEDELSRGLWRGPLHGVPLAVKDLFATRDAVTTAGMSIYKDHVPQYDATVVKRLYAAGAILLGKLTLTEGAYTNNHPIFPVPLNPWNEDYWAGTSSNGSGVATAAGLTYGALSTDTGGSIRFPSACNNVTGIKPTWGRVSRYGCFTLSHSLDHVGPFARSAADAALILQAIAGPDDRDPTALRADVPNYREAAKRGLSGLRIGFDESFVSTRTHPEVVAAVEAARSVLASLGARIRPVSFPSPYEALRGWFHICGSETAKVHAETYPSRAQDYHSGMAGLIEHGRTVSGETVAKAWVDRLEFSGQLAAAFEDVDLMLIPTMTTPTPTLPELEAFGADDDVLLQMIRYTAPFDLAGNPTIVLPAGFSSANVPISLQLVGKHVREDLLVNAGIGFQSATDWHLRRPFE; this is translated from the coding sequence ATGAGCGCACTGCATTACTGGTCGATTGAACAGCTCTCCGAAGCGATACGGACAGGCGAGATTTCGCCCGTCGAGATAGTCCGCACCATGCTCGACCGCATCGAAGTGCATGACGGTCGCCTGCACTCCTACATCACCGTCATGCGCGAGCAGGCTCTGGCCCGCGCGCGGATCGCGGAAGACGAACTCTCACGTGGCCTGTGGCGCGGGCCTCTTCACGGCGTGCCGCTCGCCGTGAAGGATCTCTTCGCCACCCGCGATGCAGTGACCACCGCGGGCATGAGCATCTACAAGGATCATGTTCCCCAATATGACGCGACAGTCGTTAAGCGGCTCTATGCCGCCGGCGCGATCCTGCTCGGCAAGTTGACATTGACCGAAGGCGCCTACACCAATAACCATCCGATCTTCCCCGTGCCGCTGAACCCGTGGAACGAGGATTATTGGGCCGGCACATCGTCGAACGGGTCCGGGGTCGCGACTGCCGCTGGCCTGACCTACGGAGCACTTTCGACCGACACGGGCGGCTCTATCCGCTTCCCGTCGGCATGCAATAACGTGACAGGTATCAAGCCGACCTGGGGGCGGGTCAGCCGCTACGGCTGTTTTACGCTCTCGCATTCGCTCGACCATGTCGGCCCGTTCGCCCGCAGCGCCGCGGATGCAGCCCTCATCCTGCAGGCGATCGCTGGTCCGGACGATCGCGATCCGACAGCGCTTCGCGCCGACGTGCCCAACTATCGCGAGGCCGCGAAACGAGGCCTGAGCGGCCTGCGCATCGGTTTTGACGAAAGCTTCGTGTCGACGCGCACTCATCCGGAAGTTGTCGCAGCGGTCGAGGCAGCACGTTCGGTCCTCGCATCTCTCGGCGCGCGCATCCGCCCCGTCTCGTTTCCTTCGCCCTACGAGGCGCTGCGCGGCTGGTTCCACATCTGTGGATCGGAAACCGCCAAGGTGCACGCCGAAACCTACCCCTCCCGCGCTCAAGACTACCACTCGGGCATGGCTGGCCTGATCGAACATGGCCGTACCGTCTCCGGCGAGACAGTCGCAAAGGCATGGGTCGACCGCCTCGAATTCTCCGGCCAACTGGCGGCAGCATTCGAGGATGTCGACCTGATGCTGATCCCGACCATGACGACGCCCACTCCGACCCTGCCAGAACTCGAAGCGTTCGGCGCCGATGACGACGTGCTGCTGCAAATGATCCGCTACACCGCCCCGTTCGATCTGGCGGGCAACCCGACCATCGTGCTGCCCGCGGGCTTCTCCTCCGCGAATGTACCGATCTCGTTGCAACTCGTTGGCAAGCACGTCCGCGAGGACCTGCTGGTCAACGCCGGCATCGGTTTCCAGAGCGCGACCGACTGGCACCTGCGCCGCCCGTTCGAGTGA
- a CDS encoding ABC transporter substrate-binding protein, with protein MLGLRIGIKSAVTALALLSSVALSSAKDTLTLGLPIEPTGLDPTISAPVAIREVTWGNVYEGLVTIDKDGKIKPLLATEWTVSDDGLTYTFKLRPDVKFHNGTAFDSSIVKFSLDRARAPDSTNAQKQFFEPIENVETPDPLTAVVKLKQPTGLFVYHLGWGDAVMIDPKTVETNKTEPVGTGPFKFKSWQRGNRVDLVKNEEYWDKGVPKLSAVTFRFIGDAPAQAAALRAGDIDGFPNFTAPELFGEFEQDARFKTVIGATPRKLVAGFNNSKAPLDNVKVRQAMMSAIDRQAVIEGAFSGYGVPIGSHFAPTDPGYIDLTGTWPYDPEKAKQMLTEAGYPDGFTVSMKCPQMSYTTRACEVLQALLGEVGITMNIEASEFPAKWIDDVFIKHNFDMTIVDHAEPMDIDIYSRPTYYFQYKNDAFNDLIAKASVNADEAQRSALYGDAQKILAEEVPALYLFDLPRLNIWDAKVQGLWENEPISQVYVRDAYWAE; from the coding sequence ATGCTAGGACTGCGGATAGGTATCAAATCGGCGGTGACCGCGCTTGCACTCTTGTCGAGTGTCGCGCTGTCGTCCGCAAAGGACACGCTGACGCTCGGGCTTCCGATCGAGCCGACCGGGCTTGACCCGACGATCTCCGCACCCGTCGCCATTCGCGAGGTGACATGGGGCAACGTCTACGAGGGTCTCGTCACGATCGACAAGGACGGCAAGATCAAGCCGCTGCTCGCAACCGAATGGACGGTCTCCGACGACGGCCTTACCTACACGTTCAAGCTTCGCCCGGACGTCAAGTTCCACAACGGCACGGCCTTCGATTCCTCGATCGTGAAATTCTCGCTCGACCGCGCTCGGGCTCCCGATTCCACAAATGCGCAGAAGCAGTTCTTCGAGCCGATCGAGAACGTTGAAACGCCCGATCCGCTTACCGCGGTCGTCAAGCTCAAGCAGCCGACGGGCCTGTTCGTCTATCATCTTGGATGGGGCGATGCGGTGATGATCGACCCCAAGACGGTCGAGACGAACAAGACGGAACCGGTCGGTACCGGACCCTTCAAGTTCAAGTCCTGGCAGCGTGGCAACCGCGTGGACCTGGTCAAGAACGAAGAGTACTGGGACAAGGGGGTGCCGAAGCTGTCAGCCGTGACGTTCCGCTTCATCGGCGACGCTCCCGCTCAGGCCGCGGCGCTGCGCGCCGGCGACATCGACGGCTTCCCGAACTTCACCGCACCGGAACTGTTCGGCGAGTTCGAGCAGGACGCACGCTTCAAGACCGTCATCGGCGCAACGCCCCGCAAACTTGTCGCTGGATTTAACAACTCCAAGGCGCCGCTGGACAATGTGAAAGTGCGCCAGGCGATGATGAGCGCTATCGACCGCCAGGCCGTAATCGAGGGCGCGTTCTCCGGTTACGGCGTCCCCATAGGCAGCCATTTCGCGCCGACCGATCCGGGCTATATCGACCTCACCGGCACCTGGCCCTACGACCCGGAAAAGGCGAAGCAGATGCTGACGGAAGCAGGTTATCCCGACGGGTTCACCGTCAGCATGAAGTGCCCGCAGATGAGCTACACGACGCGCGCCTGCGAAGTCTTGCAGGCTCTGCTTGGCGAAGTCGGCATCACCATGAACATCGAGGCGAGCGAGTTCCCCGCCAAGTGGATCGACGACGTCTTCATCAAGCACAATTTCGACATGACAATCGTCGACCACGCGGAGCCAATGGACATCGATATCTATTCGCGTCCCACCTACTACTTCCAGTACAAGAACGACGCGTTCAACGACCTCATCGCCAAGGCTTCCGTCAACGCCGACGAGGCGCAGCGCAGCGCACTCTACGGCGATGCGCAGAAAATCCTCGCCGAGGAAGTGCCGGCTCTCTACCTCTTCGACCTGCCGCGTCTTAATATCTGGGACGCCAAGGTCCAGGGCCTCTGGGAGAACGAGCCGATCTCCCAGGTCTACGTTCGTGACGCCTACTGGGCCGAATAG
- a CDS encoding ABC transporter permease, which translates to MSALADVPARPWFGGHVRLVLGAAITAAVVAMALLSLVWTPFPATRMRIAMKLKPPLEAGIAGTDALGRDIFSQLMLGAWNSLSIAILAVLFGMIVGVALGTAAAARRGFVEEAIMRFADVVFAFPALISAIMIAALIGSGAKTAIIAIALFNVPVFIRVSRGLAQRVWANDFCLAAQAAGKGGFRITVDHILPNIAGGVAIQATIQVGLAILVEAGLSFLGLSLAPPAPSWGRMLSDAQTYLSQAPWMAIAPGLTVAVAVLGFNLLGDGLRDRFDPRTAGGA; encoded by the coding sequence ATGAGTGCCCTGGCCGACGTTCCGGCGCGCCCGTGGTTCGGAGGGCATGTCCGGCTCGTGCTGGGCGCAGCGATCACCGCCGCCGTGGTGGCGATGGCGCTCCTGTCGCTGGTGTGGACGCCTTTTCCAGCGACGCGCATGCGGATCGCCATGAAGCTGAAGCCACCGCTGGAGGCTGGCATTGCAGGCACCGATGCGCTCGGGCGGGACATCTTCTCGCAACTCATGCTCGGCGCCTGGAATTCGCTGTCGATCGCCATCCTCGCCGTCCTGTTCGGCATGATCGTTGGCGTTGCACTCGGCACTGCGGCGGCGGCACGGCGCGGCTTCGTCGAAGAGGCCATCATGCGTTTCGCGGACGTGGTCTTCGCGTTTCCCGCGCTGATTTCGGCGATCATGATCGCCGCGCTGATCGGTTCGGGTGCGAAGACGGCGATCATCGCGATTGCCCTGTTCAATGTGCCGGTCTTCATCCGCGTTTCGCGCGGGCTGGCCCAAAGGGTCTGGGCGAACGACTTCTGCCTCGCCGCTCAGGCCGCGGGCAAAGGCGGCTTCCGCATCACCGTCGATCATATCCTGCCCAACATCGCCGGCGGCGTGGCGATCCAGGCAACGATACAAGTCGGGCTCGCCATTCTGGTCGAGGCCGGTCTGAGCTTCCTCGGCCTCAGTCTCGCACCGCCTGCTCCCTCCTGGGGGCGCATGCTGTCCGACGCGCAGACCTATCTTAGCCAGGCGCCGTGGATGGCGATCGCGCCGGGCCTCACCGTAGCAGTCGCGGTACTCGGCTTCAATCTCCTGGGCGACGGGTTGCGAGATAGATTCGATCCGCGAACGGCAGGTGGCGCATGA
- a CDS encoding lysylphosphatidylglycerol synthase domain-containing protein, translating to MKWKDWIWPVIGLAAVAFSIWLLVDELRGISLHELGDGLAAISWRQWLLATLAAIAAYAALAGYDRIALRHIGKHVNWLFVAACSFSTYALAHNIGGSVISGAVIRYRAYSTRGLTPQDVGVLVALCSLTFALATVMLGGLLLVLQPAVVERIQPDLPAWMGLALGAGLLLVIAVYVFGSWLQFKPFRIAGFQFEYPRLPIVFRQLTIGPFEILAAATIIYFALPAAGNPGFLTVAAVFVASFTVAQLSHAPGGLGVLEVVFIKGLPEMDEVHVLAALLVFRLLYLLIPLFVSIILVVVFERSQLTTRWARPLPVGPGSETK from the coding sequence ATGAAGTGGAAGGACTGGATCTGGCCGGTCATCGGTCTCGCCGCCGTCGCGTTCTCGATTTGGCTGCTGGTCGACGAACTGCGCGGCATTTCACTGCATGAACTCGGAGACGGCCTCGCCGCGATTTCCTGGCGGCAATGGCTTCTGGCGACGCTCGCGGCAATCGCCGCCTATGCCGCGCTGGCGGGCTATGACCGCATCGCGCTCCGTCATATCGGCAAGCATGTGAACTGGCTCTTCGTTGCCGCCTGTTCCTTCTCCACTTACGCGCTGGCGCACAATATCGGGGGATCGGTGATCTCCGGCGCCGTCATCCGCTACCGCGCCTATTCCACCAGGGGCCTGACCCCGCAGGACGTCGGCGTGCTCGTGGCGCTCTGCTCCCTGACATTCGCGCTGGCGACCGTGATGCTCGGCGGATTGCTGCTGGTGCTGCAACCTGCCGTCGTCGAGCGCATCCAGCCGGATCTTCCAGCCTGGATGGGGCTGGCCCTTGGCGCCGGGCTGCTGCTCGTCATCGCAGTTTATGTCTTCGGCAGTTGGCTGCAGTTCAAGCCGTTCCGGATCGCTGGCTTCCAGTTCGAATATCCCCGCCTTCCGATCGTCTTCCGGCAACTCACCATCGGACCGTTCGAAATTCTGGCGGCCGCGACAATCATCTACTTCGCGCTGCCAGCGGCGGGAAATCCCGGCTTCCTCACCGTGGCGGCGGTTTTCGTGGCATCCTTCACCGTCGCGCAACTTTCGCATGCGCCGGGCGGCCTCGGCGTCCTGGAAGTGGTCTTCATCAAGGGCCTGCCGGAGATGGACGAGGTGCATGTGCTTGCAGCACTGCTGGTCTTCCGCCTGCTCTATCTGCTGATCCCCCTGTTCGTGTCGATCATCCTGGTCGTCGTCTTCGAGCGCTCTCAACTCACCACGCGCTGGGCGCGGCCGCTGCCGGTCGGTCCGGGAAGCGAGACCAAGTGA
- a CDS encoding NAD(P)-dependent oxidoreductase: MAQRIGMIGIGLMGHGIARNIVGKGWSFGYLRHPGNQPTDDLDAAGTRSFETAQELAAGSDIILLCVSGTPQVEDVLLGSGDVLRLLRPGMVVVDCSTANPTSTVKLAAAVAEKGASFVDAAMTRTPKEAEEGRLNLLVGGEPEVVQSVMPLLSAFAENIFQAGGVGAGHQLKLLHNYVSLGSVMLVAEAIACASKGGVSMNALVECLAKGGGGGVALERLMPYVTDGETGQLKFTIANAAKDLFYYRQLAEYLGAADMVAAGVGDTLDRLVQSGKGSAFVPEAIAFLQTTNFAD, from the coding sequence ATGGCGCAGCGTATTGGGATGATCGGCATAGGCCTGATGGGCCATGGGATCGCCAGGAACATCGTCGGCAAAGGTTGGAGCTTCGGCTATCTGCGGCATCCCGGAAATCAGCCGACGGACGATCTCGATGCCGCCGGGACGCGCTCCTTTGAAACGGCACAAGAGTTGGCGGCCGGCTCTGACATCATATTACTGTGCGTCAGCGGCACGCCTCAGGTCGAGGATGTCCTGCTGGGGTCAGGCGACGTGCTCCGGCTGCTGCGCCCGGGAATGGTCGTCGTCGACTGCTCGACCGCGAACCCGACCTCGACTGTCAAACTCGCTGCCGCAGTGGCGGAGAAGGGTGCGTCGTTCGTGGATGCGGCCATGACCCGAACCCCGAAAGAAGCGGAGGAAGGACGGCTCAATCTTCTGGTAGGCGGAGAACCAGAAGTGGTGCAGTCGGTGATGCCGCTTCTCTCGGCCTTCGCTGAGAACATCTTCCAGGCGGGCGGCGTCGGTGCCGGCCATCAGTTGAAGCTGCTGCACAACTACGTCTCTCTGGGCTCCGTGATGTTGGTTGCCGAGGCGATCGCCTGTGCGAGCAAGGGCGGGGTCTCGATGAATGCGCTGGTCGAATGTCTGGCCAAAGGTGGCGGCGGCGGCGTCGCGCTCGAACGTCTCATGCCGTACGTGACGGATGGTGAAACGGGGCAGCTGAAATTCACGATCGCGAATGCAGCCAAGGACCTTTTCTACTACCGGCAGTTGGCGGAGTATCTCGGCGCCGCAGACATGGTTGCAGCCGGGGTAGGGGATACGCTGGACCGTCTCGTGCAGTCCGGCAAAGGTAGCGCTTTTGTACCCGAAGCGATCGCTTTCTTGCAGACAACCAACTTCGCAGACTGA
- a CDS encoding Ppx/GppA family phosphatase: MTDRDAGILPEAARADDGAAGSGESLVGTPLAHRPGQAAAAAQSAPKRKRRKRKRGRKVFAKTESPDAAGAGASVHLSGADRAVPAPVAVQPAPIETPSATENTRARQQRNDLPVFAALDLGTNNCRLLVAIPGRPGQFRVIDAFSRIVRLGEGLTTTGRLGQAAMDRAVEALKVCADKLSTRDVRRSRLIATEACRSAENGDEFIDRVARETGLDLEIIDRQTEARLAVSGCGPLVERDTHGVVLFDIGGGSSEIALIDVSRHRTPRLASHIVAWTSLPVGVVSLAERFGGREVTRETFAAMIEEVSRHLTAFAGRDSIRHLIAGENFHLLGTSGTVTTLAGVHLGLARYDRRRVDGLWMDRESVDRMVEKLLGWDFEQRVANACIGADRADLVLAGCAILEAIRQVWPSERLRVADRGLREGILSELMADEGVWRRNWRPEART; the protein is encoded by the coding sequence GTGACAGACCGCGATGCCGGCATTCTGCCGGAAGCGGCGAGGGCGGACGACGGCGCGGCCGGGTCGGGCGAGTCGCTCGTAGGTACGCCGCTTGCGCATCGCCCCGGTCAGGCTGCCGCTGCGGCGCAGTCGGCCCCGAAGCGCAAACGCCGCAAGCGCAAGCGGGGACGGAAGGTTTTCGCCAAGACGGAATCGCCAGACGCGGCCGGTGCGGGTGCGTCCGTGCATCTGTCGGGCGCCGACAGGGCCGTGCCGGCTCCGGTGGCGGTACAGCCCGCGCCGATCGAAACGCCTTCCGCAACGGAGAATACGCGCGCGAGGCAGCAGCGCAACGACCTGCCGGTCTTCGCCGCGCTTGATCTCGGCACCAACAACTGCCGGTTGCTGGTGGCGATACCGGGACGGCCGGGCCAGTTCCGCGTCATCGACGCCTTTTCGCGCATCGTGCGCCTCGGCGAGGGCCTGACGACGACCGGCCGCCTCGGCCAGGCGGCGATGGACCGCGCGGTCGAGGCGCTGAAGGTCTGCGCCGACAAGCTGTCGACGCGGGATGTGAGGCGGTCGCGCCTGATCGCGACGGAGGCCTGCCGCTCGGCCGAGAATGGCGATGAATTCATCGATCGTGTCGCCCGCGAGACGGGCCTCGACCTTGAGATCATCGACCGGCAGACCGAAGCGCGGCTCGCCGTGTCCGGCTGCGGCCCGCTTGTCGAGCGCGACACGCATGGCGTCGTGCTCTTCGACATAGGCGGAGGCTCTTCCGAGATCGCGCTGATCGACGTTTCGCGGCATCGCACGCCGCGTCTTGCAAGCCATATCGTTGCCTGGACGTCCCTGCCGGTCGGCGTCGTGTCGCTCGCCGAGCGTTTTGGCGGGCGCGAGGTGACGCGCGAGACTTTTGCGGCGATGATCGAGGAGGTGTCGCGTCATCTGACGGCATTCGCCGGCCGTGACAGCATCCGGCACCTTATTGCCGGTGAAAATTTCCATCTGCTTGGCACCTCCGGCACAGTGACCACGCTGGCCGGCGTCCATCTCGGTCTCGCGCGCTACGACCGCCGCCGCGTCGACGGGTTGTGGATGGATCGCGAGAGCGTCGATCGCATGGTTGAGAAGCTGCTCGGCTGGGATTTCGAGCAGCGCGTCGCCAATGCCTGCATCGGAGCGGATCGTGCCGATCTGGTTCTGGCCGGCTGCGCCATTCTGGAAGCGATCCGTCAGGTCTGGCCTTCGGAACGACTTCGGGTGGCCGACCGGGGTCTGCGCGAGGGT
- a CDS encoding ABC transporter permease codes for MPAILLRRLGSFGLTLIVASLLVFASMDLLPGNAAAILLGTAARPDTIAALETQLGLDQPAYVRYFTWITGAFTGDLGQSASYGVPVGGLIAERLVVTMPLAAMALAIAVAIGVPLGVAAAARWRQGPDRAASLFSQVGIAVPDFWFGLLLILVFSTSLNWFSAGGFPGWSAPLAALKSLLLPAIALALPQAAILTRVTRAAVLDVSGEDFIRTAQAKGLGEGRILWRHAVRNALVPIVTIIGLQFSFLIAGAVLVENVFNLPGIGRLAYQALSQRDLVVIRSVAMFFAGLVILVNFLVDLSYLWLDPRLRGRR; via the coding sequence ATGCCAGCCATATTGCTGCGACGGCTCGGTTCATTCGGGCTTACCTTGATCGTCGCGTCATTGCTCGTCTTCGCCAGCATGGATCTGCTTCCCGGCAACGCCGCGGCGATCCTGCTCGGAACCGCCGCGCGGCCCGACACCATCGCCGCGCTCGAAACGCAACTGGGCCTCGATCAGCCCGCCTATGTCCGCTATTTCACCTGGATCACCGGCGCGTTCACCGGCGATCTCGGCCAGTCGGCATCCTATGGTGTGCCGGTCGGCGGCCTGATCGCCGAGCGGCTGGTCGTCACCATGCCGCTGGCGGCGATGGCGCTGGCCATTGCGGTGGCGATCGGCGTGCCGCTCGGCGTGGCGGCTGCCGCGCGCTGGCGGCAGGGGCCGGACCGGGCGGCGTCGCTGTTCTCCCAGGTCGGCATCGCGGTGCCGGATTTCTGGTTCGGCCTGCTCCTGATCCTGGTGTTCTCGACATCGCTCAACTGGTTCTCGGCCGGCGGATTTCCTGGGTGGTCAGCCCCCCTCGCCGCGCTGAAATCGCTGCTTCTGCCGGCAATCGCCCTGGCGCTGCCGCAGGCGGCGATCCTCACCCGCGTGACGCGCGCGGCGGTGCTCGATGTCTCCGGCGAGGATTTCATCCGGACCGCTCAGGCCAAGGGCCTTGGCGAAGGCCGTATCCTCTGGCGGCACGCCGTGCGCAACGCGCTCGTGCCTATCGTGACCATCATCGGTCTGCAGTTCTCGTTCCTGATCGCCGGCGCGGTTCTCGTCGAGAACGTGTTCAACCTGCCCGGTATAGGGCGGCTCGCCTATCAGGCCCTGTCGCAGCGCGATCTCGTCGTCATCCGCAGCGTCGCCATGTTCTTCGCCGGTCTCGTCATCCTGGTGAATTTCCTCGTAGACCTCTCTTATCTCTGGCTTGACCCCAGACTGCGGGGGCGGCGATGA